A single window of Desulfovibrio desulfuricans DNA harbors:
- a CDS encoding rhodanese-like domain-containing protein, with translation MSVTISPQELQALLDNKSATVCDVRREADYQADQRTIAGAEWHNPETVDAWAEQLPKNKPVAIYCARGGSVSKSVHAALTAKGFNVQYMEGGLAAWDAAQQ, from the coding sequence ATGAGCGTAACTATTTCTCCGCAAGAGCTTCAGGCGCTGCTCGATAACAAATCCGCAACGGTTTGTGATGTGCGGCGAGAGGCGGACTATCAGGCAGACCAGCGCACCATTGCCGGGGCAGAGTGGCATAATCCCGAAACTGTTGATGCGTGGGCCGAACAGCTACCGAAAAACAAGCCTGTGGCTATTTATTGCGCACGCGGTGGCTCCGTAAGCAAATCTGTGCATGCAGCGCTGACGGCCAAGGGCTTTAACGTGCAGTATATGGAAGGTGGCCTTGCCGCCTGGGATGCCG